In Colletotrichum higginsianum IMI 349063 chromosome 1, whole genome shotgun sequence, the DNA window agagaAAACGTACCCTTCCACTTCGCCAGAGTTCTTGCCCCTCTGCGAGAACTCGGGGTGCAACTCGACACCAGCAAACGTGCCCTTCTTCCCATCCACCGAACCAATGAAGCGGACGGTGCCAAACATGTTTCCCGGGACTTCGACAACATCGCCTACGACGAAGTCGTTCCCGGCCTTACCGGGAGTGGCGGGTGGCATCTTGCGATCGGGTGACTCGGCTAGCACGCTGTTGTAGGCATAGGACTCGCTTACATCGGGAATGGAAGCAAGTGATTTGGGAGTCAAAGCGGCCAAGGAAGATTTGCGCGGCAGGGTCTGATGGGACGGCGTCAGGCGCGAATGAGTGTTGTAAAGCGAGTTGAGGCTGGGGGAGGAAGCCGTTGTGGAGGGGACGAAGTTGCTGGTGTAGCTAGTAGCTTTGCGAAGAGTTCGCGGCGGGTGGGCGAGACTTCTATGGGTCGGCGCGTGAGCGGCGGTCGCTGTTGTTGTGGTGACGGACATGATGAACAGTCGGGTCGGTCTGGGCTTGAAGGTAAAGCGACAGATTAGTGGGTGTGCCGCGGCTCGTTTACAGGGGGCCGGCCGGTAATGCGGCCGCTAGACTGAGCACTGGACGGCAACTCTACTGAAGCTTAGCTGTCTCCGTTAGGCGGCACCGGGTTCCAGATTGTGGTAGCTGCACCTATTGTATCCCGGGGACCCACTGGTCACCCGAAAGGCAAAGGCAGGTAGCGAAACGTCAGCCAATCTTGGTTGGTTGCTTGCTTGCCTTGGTGGCAATGAGAGCCGCCTAGCGAATGAGATGCGCGACGAAGGCCCTGTTCGGTAAAGGGACGGACGGGGTGTTGTCTCTGCGAGTCCCGTCACGCCtcgctggtgctggtgtgAAAAGCAATGTAAAACCGTGGCGGGGCGGAGAGATCTCTGTCGATTCGGCGGGAATTTGGAAGTAGGGAGAGACAGTATAGGGAACGCTATGCCCCAAGATGCAAAAGAAACCGCAAGGTGTGGTCGTCTCGGGTTCCGGAAACGTCTTTGACCTTTGCCGAGGCAGAGAATGGTTGGTCTCCGAGTTCTGACAGCCGCTGTCAAGCCTGTGTCTCTTTAATGACACTGACAGGTCCTCTTCTGACAGTTCCGAGCAGTTTGGCCAGTGCCGACTGGGGGAGTGGATGAACAGAACAATGGAGGGACGTGGAAGGAAAGCGAAGTAGCCAGAGGAGGGGCTTTTTGAGACGCTCCGAGCCTCCTTTTCCCCTTGCTGGCACGGATGGGTTCTCAGACCTTGACCACTTTCTGGCTCAGCCCTTTGGGGGTAAGGATCCGTAGGCCAACGCCGATGCAGGGGGTAGTGGAAGTCAAGAAAGCGGGAAATGGGTTGGTGATCCGCCAGTGCGTGTGGTGTAGCGTTGTAGCGTCACCCTTGCGGGAGATGATGGGAGGGTTAGTCGTGCCGGTTTTGGCACAGTAGCGCACGGTAATCTGGGGTGAAGTAGCTGTATGGTGGTGGTAGGAGTCAACGGGGACTAGGGCCAGGGAGGGATGGACGGTGTGCCGTGCAAGGAAAGATGCTGAGAAATAGGCAAGACACGTCCAAAACAAGTAGGCGGACAATGTACcaatggagaagaagagtGGTAACAGAAGCTGCGTATGAGTTGAGACGAGACAGAGGCAGAGTAACCAGAAGAGTTGAAGACAGACAACACGCAGGTGGACGACCCTGAAATGTCCATCGTCGCCTTTTCTCGCCTCTTTGTATCACGCAGCGGCAGCTGTCTATGTTTACGTGGGTCCAGACTCAGATCAGTGCTGCAGTGGCGGCTGCTTCGTCAACCAAAACTTGATAGCTTTGAGCCGTAATTGGACCATTCGAATCTGGCATCGGGGTCTGCATCGCTACTTCATCATCGCCCGCCCATCGTATCCGTAGGGGCAGCCGCGCATACACGGAGACAACCTTGAccgagtgagtgagtggacGCTTCCCGTTGGTTACTCTCTGCATGCGTCCCCTCGCGGTTGCCATGACGCTGTCGTAGCTTTGCGTTATCCGAACCGTGGCTGCTTTGCCGCTGCATGCAGATAGCGGGGCTCGAACAGGCGCTCCGCCCAATCATCGGTCAAAAGACCAGGGGCGCTGTTGGCCGCCTGCATGCGACGTGTTCGTCGTCTTGATGTTTAGTTGGCGATGGATGGGCTCAAGCTCTCGCTTGTCCATCTTGCTACGATTGGTGACTCCTTCTAGTCAAAAAGCGTCTCATACGGTCTTCGTATGAGCCGCGATTAGCAAGTACCGTCTGCCTGGCTGCAAGGTGGACCGCCGGCGTCGCATCAGCGTAATTATAATTAGGACGAGCGACCAGTCACGGCCCAATATTGGCGGGCAATTTAACTCAACCACCGCCCACCACTTGGCATCTACACTGGCAAGCGCCTGCCACAAAATGGGCGTTATGAAGTCTGTGTCGTACGAGGGCTTGACAGGACGGTAGAATTTCATGTGGGTGCTGGTTCAGCTTCCATCTTCATTCAAAAAGCCGTTATCTACATGCTAGAGCTGAGAGGCCTGGCGAGAGGGTAGAGGACAAAATAATCGGGATCAAGGACACGCTGGGGTTTAGACTGAGCTTCCAGAACGGCGGGGCAAGCCGAATCTCCGAATCCGTACCTGGCGGGCTGCTAGCCACGTGGACAATACCTCAAAACGCTAAATTGGTTGCCGGGATGTGCAAATTCGAACTCGTCTAGGACAGAACGAGCAGTTGAACAAGATTGACGCCTCAAGGGCATGCTTTGTACGAGCGCGTCGAAATCCGAACTGATTagcgccgatggcggccCAAGACGCAGCAATCGATTTGGTGCATTCGATTTCTCTCTTTCATCTTTATTAGGTATTGGTGTCAGTGGTCTCTGCCTACCTACTGCAGGTGTCTCCACCAACCGACTTTGGGCTTCGTGCGGCTGCTGGATGGACTTCTCGTCTCCCGATGTAGCAGAATGCGGATGCTGTGTATCTGCTGCCCCTTTCACGCGCCTGGAGTCCACAACTTCCAGCCGGCATGAAGGTGCTGCCCATTTCACGTTGATACGAATGTGACGTATTCCCTGTTCCCTGCTGTTCTCTTCCACGGGCTATGCGACTTTCGCGCCTCCAACTCACATTTATGCCTTCGTGCTCACCCTGCATTCCACACAGCAACAACAGATGTAGTCCGCGGCGGACAATAGTCAACAAATCTGCCGCTTGCTTCGACCATCATCTAGTGGGTGGGGTCCGTTCAGGTCGGTGAATCTTGATTTCTCTCAATGATGTCTTCCCTTCCAATGGGGCGTGTGCCATCGTTGAATACCATCGCCTCGCGGTGTTGGCGTCTGAGACGTTGTTCCTCGGCCGAATGCTCTTGCGCACGGGGCACTTGGCCCACCGCATGTagtccttcttcgtcgccgtccacGTTGTCCACGTTGCACAGCGTGGACTGCAACACAACGGTGAAGCCAGAGAGGTTAGGATCTGGGTTTATACCGGGCCTGGTTTTGGAGACGAGGCCACAGGCGAGAATTGCCTGTGCCCCCTGCGTTGTGTGCGCGATCCTCGTAACAATGTCGACGATGCGATTGTTCTTGTGCTCCATGTAATAGGTAAAGTTCTCCTGCCGTTCCGCTTCGTCGTCTCCCCAATGCTGCTTGGCTAGCCATTTCTCCACGAACCTGGCCTTCACCAACATATCCGCACCGTACTTAGTGatgagctcgaggacgaacATGAGGCAGAAACGTTCGGCCATATCGCGGAGATAGTATTCGTCCCAGTACTTGTCGTCCAATTTGGCTTGCtccacgtcgtcgaggctCAACTCCAGAGATCTGACAAGGGCAGTGTATGCTCTCCATGTGTGCAGCTTTGAGAGACCCTCTGCGAAGTCTGGAAGTCAGTCAGCTCTTCCGCCCCTCCAGTGGGTCATTGTTGCCTACCATTAGTCTGCCCTGTCAATGTTGCCAAAGCACGGAGATTCTTCATACGAGTATCATAGTCCGGTCTCGTGATCCCATACAGCAAGTGCCGGACAGTGTCGGGATCGTTGACGGCGCGGTCGCAGAGGATCTTGATGGCGACGTCGCGTATGGAGAAATTAGGATGGCATAGAAGTTTGTCGAGAGTATCGAGACCGAGCGCATCCTCTGTTTCTTGAGTGATGTACTGCGTCTTCGGAGGTGTAACCTTGACTTCATTGTCGTCGCGAATGTACGTCAGCATCTGGGTCATCATAGTGACCAAGCCGAACGTAGCGGCACCAATGCCCACGAGAATGACGCGCTCATCACGGAGGAATGACATGAAAGTCATATTGATGAAATTTGAGGCGTAGGATGTTGAACCATGATCAATTGCTGGGCGTTGAGCATGGAATGGAGTCGGAGGGTTCTCGTTGTACCTCTCTACCTTGGTAGGTAAGTGAGATAATGTAAGTAGCGACAATCAAGCTCGAGCCATGACGgctggttgattctgcctTGCGCCACCGCCCTATGATCCCCACCATTTCGATAAGATAAGCAACTTTCTGCTTCGTTCCCGCTCAAAAAATTTGGGCGAAGGCACTGTTTCCTGTCAGCAGCGCCCACAACACCGAGTCCCAGGCACGAACGACAAGATGGCCGGCTCGCAGCTCAAACGACTCAAGTCTTCCCTTCGGGAGCAGGGAATTGTCGGACCCCAGAAGTCCAAGAAGCAGAAACGCCAGTTTGCGCAAGATGAAAAGGCCAAGACCGATAAGCGCCTGCAGAGAGGTGCGGCCCTCGGCCAGATCAGAGAACAATTCAACCCGTTCGACCTCAAGCACAACCCCCGAGGTCCCAAATTCGAGGTTACGAGCAACAGGCCTCAGACTGGTGCTGCGGCAAAAGGCATCCATGGCCGTCCGACCGAGGCCAAGTCCATGGGCGAGCAGAGGGTAAGGTTGCCCAAGACTTCCCTTACAGAACGCGATGCTAACGAACGCAACAGCGCCGCGAGACTTTGTTGGTTGAGATGCAGAAGCGAAACAAGGTTGGCGGAATCCTCGATCGTCGATTCGGTGAGAACGATCCGTccttggccgaggaggaaaagaTGCTCGAGCGATTCGCCCGTGAGAAGCAGAGGTCGCACAAGAAGACGTCGCTCTTCGACCTCGAAGAAACTGAGCCTCTTGGCGAATTGACACACGATGGCCAAACCCTCAATTTCGAACACCACGCCGACATGGCAGACGACttcgacgaagacgacctcggtgaggacgacgacagcgactCTTCTTTgtccgagaagaagaggctcaAGCGCCTTCGCAACGCGGGGctgggcgatgacgacgaagcaGCTGCAGATGAGCCCGACAGGAAAAAGTCAAAGAAGGAGGTCATGGAGGAAGTCATGGCAAAGTCGAAGATGCACAAATACGAGCGCCAAGtcgccaaggacgaggacgcaGACCTGCGAATGGAATTGGACAAGGAGCTGCCAAACCTACACGCTCTTCTGATGTCCCACGGCAACAAATCCGATGCGcagaagaaagaggaggCAAACAAACTGATTGCTGGAGTCGACAAGGCTACTTTCGACAAGGACTTCGACCTGCGTCTCAAGAAGCTCGTACAGGATCGCCGAGCAGCCCCCACCGAGCGCACAaagacggacgaggaaaTGGCGGCGGAAGAATCCAAGAGGCTGAAGGAGTTGGAGGAGAAGCGCCTGAAGAGAATGAGAGGCGAGACAGTCTCGGATGACGAagactcggacgaggagatggaaGACCAAGATGCCGAAGAGCCCGCTTTCCAGTTCATTcccgaagaggaggacgaagactTTGGTCTCGGAAGGGGTATTAAAACTAAAACTCGTCCCACTGCAACTGAGTTGGGAttcgacgatgaggatgactTCCTCATCGAGGACGACTTGATTGCCAGTGGCTCGGACCTGGAACCCATTGAGAGTGAAGAGGAGGACTcggatgaggaagaagagtaCCAAGGCGACGACTCCGAAGACGACGAGTTCACCAAAGGACTTCTCAACGAGGAAGAAACGAAGAGCTCGCTGTTTGCGAACAGGGACGGAAAAGGGAGTGCAGAGGTCGACAGCTCCGATCTACCTTATACGTTCCCATGTCCACAAAGCTacgaggagctgctggcACTGTCGCAGAAATTTCCCAGCGACAAGCTGCCTACCATTGTTCAACGCATTCGAGCCTTGTACCACCCGAAGCTGGACAGCAGAAACAAAGAGAAGCTTGGAAATTTTGCTCGGGCACTGGTGGACATGGTCGGCGATGGCCCCCGCGACGAGAGTAGCCCGTCTTTTCAAGTACTGGAGAGTCTGATTCGACACGTCCATTCTCTGGCCAAGATGTTCCCGGTCGAAATCGCAAACCAGTATCGGTCTCACTTGGAGGAGATCAGCCAGCAACGGCCTCTTGCCATGCACGTAGGAGACCTGACGCTGCTGACTGCGATCGGATCAACCTTCCCTACCTCGGATCACTTCCACCAAGTTGCAACCCCCGCCATGCTTACCATCGGGCGTTACCTCGGTGGCAAGATTCCTCAAACGCTCAGCGACTACGCTACCGGCATCTACCTGTCGACTCTGGCAGTTCAGTATCAACAGTTCTCAAAGCGTTACGTTCCTGAGGTCATGAGCTTCTCTCTCAACACCCTATGCGCAATAGCTCCCTCTCCTGTTTCGAAGATGTCTGGTAACTTCCCCGTTCACGAGCCTGCGGCGGGAATTCGTGTCGCGAACGCGCGCAAGACGAAACTTCGACAGCTCTCCCCGGCCGATTGTGCCATCATGGAGGTGTCCGGCGCTGAAGCTGAGTCCAAGAAGGCTGCACTGCTAGGAACGACTCTTCAACTCctcggtgctgctgctgacaCCTGGACCGGCAAGCCGTCATTCCAAGAGATCTTCCAGCCTGCCCTCGATATTGTTACGCAGCTCAGCAGCAAGCCGGGCCGCTCCAAGTTGCCCGAAGTGCTGGGCGACCAGCTTGACAAGTCCAAGCTCAAACTGGAACGGATGCTCAGGATCGCGCAGCTCTCACGGCGACCGCTCGAGTTGCACCATCACCGTCCGTTGTCTATCAAGACGTACATCCCCAAGTTCGAGGACTCGTACGACCCGAACAAGCATTACGACCCGGACCGCGAGCGCGCGGAGATGGCCAAGTTGAAGAAGGAACACAAGAAGGAGCGCAAGGGTGCCATGAGAGAGCTGAGGAAGGACGCTCAGTTCATGGCCCGCGAGAACCTGCGcatgaagaaggcgaaggaCGAGGCATACGAGAAGAAATACAAGAGGCTTGTGGCGGAGATCCAAAACGAGGAGGGCAGGGAGGCCAACGCGtacgagagagagaaggagggcaGAAAGAAGGCCAGACATCGCTAGACGATTCGCGCTGCAGTCTCGGTGACATTGGTATCAAAAAGTTTCTGGTGCTTTTCAGCATGGTAATTTCCCTTTTGTATTCAATACCAACGCAATGGTGGATGGAGGACGAGCTTCCGTTGGTAGCTCGCTATATAGAGCATTCATTCTAAAGAGAAACGCCCGGTACATGTACTTTTTGCTGTGCAACCTGAACCAATCTGACGACAGTCTCAAGCGCATGTAAACTCCAAGCGGGCCATTCAATTCCACCCAGCTGGAGGTTTGGATCCATGTACCTAAGTAGGGTGGACCTGTGTGGATCTGCCATCGCAGCTACAATTTCAACAGTGTGTGTATTCGTACCATACCTTACAGTCAACGGCAGCTGATCCACGCACCAGCCCCGAACCCCGGCCAATTCACTTACGTACTATCATTAAGCTCTTACATCCATCTGCCTTCACTTTCACTCTTCCTGAACTGGTTAACCAGCATCAATGATATCAGTAATAAACAAATCAAGCTCTGGATCGTCTGCGACCAAGTCAAAACCCCTTCAACTAGGCGCAGACAACATTTTACTCAACACTTGATCACTCACGTCAACCGAGGCATTCTTTGTCCAACGTTGACTCAAAAACACTTTGAAAAATCTCACGCATTCCACAACGCCaacaagaaaaaaaccaGAAATACCCAGCAAAGCTGCCAAAGATTTATACACAACCCGAAACTTGGCACAACATAGTCACAACCGTCGAAAGGCGCCACGGACGGCAAAACATCCGCCGACCATGGACCCCAAACAATCAGCAGCCTcggatgaggaggacgactACATGAACATGACGTTCGAGGAACCCTCGACCATCAAAACGGCCCAACCAGAAACCTCCCTCCAGCGACGTCAGCGCCTGAGACGTGAGGGGGAGATCCGCGGACGCGTTAAGtccaaggaggagctcgcGGCGGAAGAGGCCGCGGCACGCGAGAAGGCGCTCTCGCGGTCCCTCCtggaggacgccgccgccaagaagagCAAGGGCCTCGCAATGATGGCCAAGATGGGCTTCAAGGGCGGCgcgctcggcgccggcggtgccGCGGGTGACGGTGCGCGCACGGAGCCCATTGCTGTGGAGGTCAAGGAAGACAggggcggcatcggcatggagagcgagaagaagcgcaagatGAGGGAAGCTGCAGAGAggatcgaggaggaggtcaGGGAGGGTAAGAGGGCCAAGGTCGATCCGCTCGAGTACCGGGATCGGGTGAGGCaggagagggaggcggcgagggtgcaGGCACAGGTTTTTGCGGCGCAGAGGGTCGCGGAGAGGATGGCAGAAGAGAAGGATGCCGAGAGCGGGCTTCAAGTCATCGAAAAGGGCGAGGAGACGGATTCCAGGAATGGGGcgggggatgaggaggaggagaatatgaagaagaggaggaaacCGGCTGCCGGTgcaacggcgaggccgcTCAAGTCTATCAACGTCCTTTGGCGGGGTCTGGCGCGGCACCGCGAGGAAAAAGTGAGGGACCGACGGATGCGGTATGACTTGGAGCAGAGCCTATCGCGGCTGCCAACGTACGAGGATGAccaggaggatgaggacgaccGCACGGCACTGGGGAAAAGGCAGACCGTCTACGTCACGGCGGAggacctggacgaggaagacAGCGAGCTGGATGAGTTCAACGAGTTGGAGGACGCCGAGAAACTGAGGCGGCTGGTGGAATATCTCAGAAAGAAGCATCGATATTGCTTCTGGTGCAAGTTCACGTACACagacgacgagatggaggggTGCCCTGGCGTCACTGAGGAGGACCACGATTAAATGGCGGCAGGTATATGGTGTCATGTGGCATCAGTAAATCATCTGGCTACCGAGTTGGAAAAAAGACAAggggcttcttcttggtggtcATGATAGGTGTCATTATAAGTGTACAAGATCTAAGTCTATTTGTAACAGAGAGTATTTGTGGCCTCTTAAGCCTTTGCCAAAATATCGTACACGCCCATCTCCTTGGCCACCTGTGCAACGTAACTCTCTGGCACAGGGCCGACTTCCTGCAAGTACACTGTCTGCATGTAATGCGAaagctcctcgccgcgctGCTTGGGCGTCATCTCGTCCAGCGTCGTGGACCGACCGAGCAGCTTCTGCCGGTTCTCGACGTGTGCATCGATCCTACGCTTCACGAGACGAAGCTTCTGCCTCGCTTGGGCTGTCTCCCATGCAAGGCTGGTGGTCTCGAGCAGCATCTCGAGGCCCAACACCTCGGGTGGCGTGAACTTGAAGACGACTTCGAAGGCTCGCAGCGCTGTGACGATGCCCAGGTTGTCCTTGAGCCGGCGGAATGTGTGCAACACCTTGCGTGCGAGTTGgccgtcgaagccgtcggcctcgaagacggccgagaagcgAACCATTTCCGCAAAGGTCTCGCGCGTGACCTTGACTTCgttgtcgagctcctcgccaCTGACATTGTGCAGCCTGTTGGCACCCAGCATCTTCCACAACGCCATGAACGTGTACGGGTCCGGTTTCACCTTGCGTTCGTACACAAGCGACCGGTAGAGCTGCCGTGCCTCGAAGACGTTGCCGTTCTGGGAGTACGACTCCAGCAGCTGGTTCATCATGAAGGCATCTGGGCTGATCTCTGCTTCTCTGAAGGCGTCCCAGAGCTTCTCTATCTCGCCCTGCAGGCGTCGAATGCGGTAGTTTTCAGCAAGCAGAGAGAACGTCTCGAGAGTAGCCTTCGGTATGGCGCCCAGTTCGGCATTTGCATTGACTTCGACGATGCGAACCGGCCCCTCCATAGAAGACAGCCGACGTCGGTTGCGGACGAAGTCGATGCGGGCATTGATCATGTCCCATGCCAATTTGTCCGCCTTTTCAAGGTTGTCGGCACCGCCGGACCTCTGCCAAGCGCCGATGAGTCCGTTTACCTGGATAGTGGCTGCCTCGATCCCTTTGGAGCGCATGAAAATGAAGACGCTGTGTGCTCCGTCTAGATCCCCGGCACCGATGAGGCGTTTCAGCCATTTCCCAAAGAAGAACTTATTGCCAATCTGGGTAGGCAAGCGCTCTCTTCCCTTCAATTCCACTGTCCCGGAGCTCATCATATCGACAAAAGCTTGGAGGGCCGGCTCCGTTTGGTTTGtcgtcaagaagaaggagatcACTTGGTCGTAATCCTCGAGGCTCATGGATGTGCCGAGAAGGTCTCTCATGCGTCGGTAAGCGTCCCATGCCTTGGTTCTTGCTTCGTCTGCGGGGTTCGCGGCGCAGCTTCTGATGTACGGCATCAGGATGCGTGGGTCGAGCTGACGCTCCAGCAGCTTGTTAACTGCACGCTCTGCCTGGGCCAGATCCCCTTGCTGACAGAACATACGCACTCCAAGCTCCCAAAAATCCTGGAAAGTATCGGCGCCGCTATCGCCGAGTGTCGAAATGCATCGCTTCCAGCCCTCAATAGCCTTGGTCTCCCACCCATCTACAAACATGGCTTCCACGGTCACCAGCTGCTGTGATGGGCTTAAAGCAACCTTCGCCTCGCTCATATCCCTTGCCAACAACGAGAGATAGGTGAGTCGGCTCCGATTCTGTGGCTCATCCAGTGACAGAACCTCCCAGAGAAAACTCCATACATCTTGAGGAACATGCGCCCACGCCTTTGCCAGAGATTGCCGCGCCGCACTGTACGTCTTCCACACTGACTGAGCAGTCTTTGCGGTCACATTCTCCCCTCTCCGTATTTCCTTGGTCGTTCGCGAGAGTAGAGCATTCAGTCGTGCGATACGCTTTCGTTGGTTGAAGCTCCATACGTTTTCGGGGATCTGCGGAATCGGGGGGTACTTCTTTCGTTTCGAAGGGTCCTGGCGAGCCGTCGCTTCGATGACATCCATGGTCGCCACGGGATTCGAATCATCAAATCCGCTGACGTCGAATCCGGCAGCATCGAGCTGACTCTCCAGGTCCTTGATGTAGTCGTCAAGCCTCGCCATCATATCTTCAGGGTTGCTAGCATCTCCCAATTTCCCCTCGAAATCCTTCGCAATGGACTCGACGTCAGTGATACCGTAACTTGCCAAGGCGCCCTCTTCTTGGAGCCGCGACAAGATGCTTCGCATATCAGATGCGAATTCAAGCTTAAGGTCCTTTTCTAGATCGGCCACTCCGCCTACGGAATCTGTAAATGCATCCTCGGTCCCAAGCTGCTGGACTTTGCCTGTTTCGCCCTTTTCGAAGAACTTCAAGACCGGTTCGCCGGTTCGTTTTTGCGTGAGCTCCTTCAGTAATGCAGCAGCGGCTGTGTTTGTATTGGAATCGGCTCGAGAAGACTGCGTAGCAGAGTGGTTGTTTTGTGTTGTCTGAGTGCTGGACCGTTGACGAGCTCCAAGCTGGGCCACCCGGGAGCTATGTCGAATAGCCCATGATTGCGGGGGCGAGGACTTG includes these proteins:
- a CDS encoding Pentatricopeptide repeat domain-containing protein codes for the protein MRSILSRLQEEGALASYGITDVESIAKDFEGKLGDASNPEDMMARLDDYIKDLESQLDAAGFDVSGFDDSNPVATMDVIEATARQDPSKRKKYPPIPQIPENVWSFNQRKRIARLNALLSRTTKEIRRGENVTAKTAQSVWKTYSAARQSLAKAWAHVPQDVWSFLWEVLSLDEPQNRSRLTYLSLLARDMSEAKVALSPSQQLVTVEAMFVDGWETKAIEGWKRCISTLGDSGADTFQDFWELGVRMFCQQGDLAQAERAVNKLLERQLDPRILMPYIRSCAANPADEARTKAWDAYRRMRDLLGTSMSLEDYDQVISFFLTTNQTEPALQAFVDMMSSGTVELKGRERLPTQIGNKFFFGKWLKRLIGAGDLDGAHSVFIFMRSKGIEAATIQVNGLIGAWQRSGGADNLEKADKLAWDMINARIDFVRNRRRLSSMEGPVRIVEVNANAELGAIPKATLETFSLLAENYRIRRLQGEIEKLWDAFREAEISPDAFMMNQLLESYSQNGNVFEARQLYRSLVYERKVKPDPYTFMALWKMLGANRLHNVSGEELDNEVKVTRETFAEMVRFSAVFEADGFDGQLARKVLHTFRRLKDNLGIVTALRAFEVVFKFTPPEVLGLEMLLETTSLAWETAQARQKLRLVKRRIDAHVENRQKLLGRSTTLDEMTPKQRGEELSHYMQTVYLQEVGPVPESYVAQVAKEMGVYDILAKA
- a CDS encoding G-patch domain-containing protein codes for the protein MDPKQSAASDEEDDYMNMTFEEPSTIKTAQPETSLQRRQRLRREGEIRGRVKSKEELAAEEAAAREKALSRSLLEDAAAKKSKGLAMMAKMGFKGGALGAGGAAGDGARTEPIAVEVKEDRGGIGMESEKKRKMREAAERIEEEVREGKRAKVDPLEYRDRVRQEREAARVQAQVFAAQRVAERMAEEKDAESGLQVIEKGEETDSRNGAGDEEEENMKKRRKPAAGATARPLKSINVLWRGLARHREEKVRDRRMRYDLEQSLSRLPTYEDDQEDEDDRTALGKRQTVYVTAEDLDEEDSELDEFNELEDAEKLRRLVEYLRKKHRYCFWCKFTYTDDEMEGCPGVTEEDHD
- a CDS encoding Nop14-like family protein codes for the protein MAGSQLKRLKSSLREQGIVGPQKSKKQKRQFAQDEKAKTDKRLQRGAALGQIREQFNPFDLKHNPRGPKFEVTSNRPQTGAAAKGIHGRPTEAKSMGEQRRRETLLVEMQKRNKVGGILDRRFGENDPSLAEEEKMLERFAREKQRSHKKTSLFDLEETEPLGELTHDGQTLNFEHHADMADDFDEDDLGEDDDSDSSLSEKKRLKRLRNAGLGDDDEAAADEPDRKKSKKEVMEEVMAKSKMHKYERQVAKDEDADLRMELDKELPNLHALLMSHGNKSDAQKKEEANKLIAGVDKATFDKDFDLRLKKLVQDRRAAPTERTKTDEEMAAEESKRLKELEEKRLKRMRGETVSDDEDSDEEMEDQDAEEPAFQFIPEEEDEDFGLGRGIKTKTRPTATELGFDDEDDFLIEDDLIASGSDLEPIESEEEDSDEEEEYQGDDSEDDEFTKGLLNEEETKSSLFANRDGKGSAEVDSSDLPYTFPCPQSYEELLALSQKFPSDKLPTIVQRIRALYHPKLDSRNKEKLGNFARALVDMVGDGPRDESSPSFQVLESLIRHVHSLAKMFPVEIANQYRSHLEEISQQRPLAMHVGDLTLLTAIGSTFPTSDHFHQVATPAMLTIGRYLGGKIPQTLSDYATGIYLSTLAVQYQQFSKRYVPEVMSFSLNTLCAIAPSPVSKMSGNFPVHEPAAGIRVANARKTKLRQLSPADCAIMEVSGAEAESKKAALLGTTLQLLGAAADTWTGKPSFQEIFQPALDIVTQLSSKPGRSKLPEVLGDQLDKSKLKLERMLRIAQLSRRPLELHHHRPLSIKTYIPKFEDSYDPNKHYDPDRERAEMAKLKKEHKKERKGAMRELRKDAQFMARENLRMKKAKDEAYEKKYKRLVAEIQNEEGREANAYEREKEGRKKARHR
- a CDS encoding Cytoskeleton-associated protein; translated protein: MTFMSFLRDERVILVGIGAATFGLVTMMTQMLTYIRDDNEVKVTPPKTQYITQETEDALGLDTLDKLLCHPNFSIRDVAIKILCDRAVNDPDTVRHLLYGITRPDYDTRMKNLRALATLTGQTNDFAEGLSKLHTWRAYTALVRSLELSLDDVEQAKLDDKYWDEYYLRDMAERFCLMFVLELITKYGADMLVKARFVEKWLAKQHWGDDEAERQENFTYYMEHKNNRIVDIVTRIAHTTQGAQAILACGLVSKTRPGINPDPNLSGFTVVLQSTLCNVDNVDGDEEGLHAVGQVPRAQEHSAEEQRLRRQHREAMVFNDGTRPIGREDIIERNQDSPT